One Actinoplanes missouriensis 431 DNA segment encodes these proteins:
- the tpiA gene encoding triose-phosphate isomerase, whose translation MTTRKPIIAGNWKMNLNHFEAILLVRKLAEHLNAAQLDAVETVVLPPFTDLRSVQAAVEDDKLNIKFGAQDVSQHVSGAYTGEISGGMLAKLGCSYVVIGHSERREYHNETDELINAKIKAAFAAGLTPIFCVGEGLSVREESAHVGHCTAQVDAGLDGLKEDQIKQIVIAYEPVWAIGTGKTATPDDAQEVCGAIRARLAEKFGADVADAVRIQYGGSVKAGNIASIMAQPDVDGALVGGAALDAEGFASIVRFPEHVAR comes from the coding sequence ATGACGACCCGTAAGCCGATCATTGCCGGCAACTGGAAGATGAACCTCAACCACTTCGAGGCCATCCTCCTGGTCCGCAAGCTGGCCGAGCACCTGAACGCCGCGCAGCTCGACGCCGTCGAGACCGTGGTGCTGCCGCCCTTCACCGACCTGCGCAGCGTGCAGGCCGCGGTCGAGGACGACAAGCTGAACATCAAGTTCGGCGCTCAGGACGTCTCGCAGCACGTGTCCGGCGCGTACACCGGGGAGATCTCCGGCGGCATGCTGGCGAAGCTGGGCTGCTCCTACGTGGTGATCGGGCACTCCGAGCGCCGCGAGTACCACAACGAGACCGACGAGCTGATCAACGCGAAGATCAAGGCGGCCTTCGCGGCCGGCCTCACCCCGATCTTCTGCGTCGGCGAGGGTCTTTCGGTACGCGAGGAGTCCGCGCACGTGGGCCACTGCACGGCGCAGGTCGACGCGGGCCTGGACGGGCTCAAGGAAGACCAGATCAAGCAGATCGTCATCGCGTACGAGCCGGTCTGGGCGATCGGCACCGGCAAGACCGCGACGCCGGACGACGCTCAGGAGGTCTGCGGCGCGATCCGTGCGCGGCTCGCCGAGAAGTTCGGCGCCGACGTGGCCGACGCGGTCCGCATCCAGTACGGCGGCTCGGTCAAAGCAGGCAACATCGCCTCGATCATGGCGCAGCCGGACGTGGACGGCGCTCTGGTCGGCGGCGCGGCCCTGGACGCCGAGGGCTTCGCCTCGATCGTGCGCTTCCCGGAGCACGTGGCACGCTGA
- the secG gene encoding preprotein translocase subunit SecG, whose protein sequence is MPIAFAYTLIVLLIITSILLTLLILLHRGKGGGMSSMFGGGVTSSLAGSSVAEKNLDRYTVLVGIIWFACIVGLGFWLKLQLA, encoded by the coding sequence ATGCCGATCGCGTTCGCTTACACGTTGATCGTGTTGCTGATCATCACCAGCATTCTGCTGACCCTGCTGATCCTGCTGCACCGCGGCAAGGGCGGCGGCATGTCGAGCATGTTCGGTGGCGGCGTGACCTCGAGCCTGGCCGGTTCCTCGGTCGCCGAGAAGAACCTGGACCGGTACACCGTGCTGGTGGGCATCATCTGGTTCGCCTGCATCGTCGGGCTCGGCTTCTGGCTCAAGCTTCAGCTGGCATGA
- a CDS encoding RNA polymerase-binding protein RbpA, with the protein MSSGSAIRGSRVGSSPMRPDERTEPAPRRQITYFCAAGHDSQIWFAAEAATPETWDCPRCGQPAGLDGANPPGRSRVEPYKSHLAYVKERRSEEDAQAILAEALAKLRQRRGE; encoded by the coding sequence GTGTCCAGTGGCAGCGCTATCCGCGGCAGCCGGGTCGGGTCCAGCCCGATGCGGCCCGACGAGCGCACCGAACCAGCACCGCGCCGGCAGATCACGTATTTCTGCGCGGCCGGTCACGACAGCCAGATCTGGTTCGCGGCCGAGGCCGCGACACCGGAGACGTGGGACTGCCCGCGCTGCGGGCAGCCGGCCGGCCTCGACGGGGCGAACCCGCCGGGCCGCTCGCGCGTCGAGCCGTACAAGTCGCATCTCGCGTATGTGAAGGAGCGCCGCAGCGAGGAGGACGCTCAGGCGATCCTCGCCGAGGCGCTCGCCAAGCTCCGCCAGCGACGCGGAGAGTGA
- a CDS encoding GNAT family N-acetyltransferase encodes MIRSYRASDLESIYDICVRTGAAGQDARGLYSSDRLLGDIWAVPYVVHEPQHAHVVDDGEGNVVGYVLGTADTPAFVEWYRTEWLPATADRMPAGDPRDEVMLGLHHDPERMLLPELAGYPAHLHIDLLPEAQGKGLGRGLMAAFLAGLRAAGVPRVHLGMAPENHGAYAFYQRLGFHDIPTQDTGALFLGRDTAM; translated from the coding sequence ATGATCCGCAGTTACCGGGCCAGTGACCTCGAATCGATCTACGACATCTGTGTCCGCACCGGCGCGGCCGGCCAGGACGCGCGTGGACTGTACAGCTCGGACCGTCTGCTCGGGGACATCTGGGCGGTGCCCTACGTGGTGCACGAGCCGCAGCACGCGCACGTGGTCGACGACGGGGAGGGCAACGTGGTCGGCTACGTGCTGGGCACGGCCGACACTCCCGCGTTCGTCGAGTGGTACCGCACCGAGTGGCTGCCGGCCACCGCGGACCGGATGCCCGCCGGGGATCCGCGCGACGAGGTGATGCTCGGCCTGCACCACGACCCGGAGCGGATGCTGCTGCCGGAGCTCGCCGGTTACCCTGCTCACCTGCACATCGACCTGCTGCCCGAGGCGCAGGGCAAGGGGCTGGGCCGGGGCCTGATGGCGGCGTTCCTGGCGGGCCTGCGCGCGGCGGGCGTGCCGCGGGTGCACCTCGGCATGGCGCCGGAGAACCACGGCGCCTACGCGTTCTACCAGCGGCTCGGCTTCCACGACATCCCGACCCAGGACACCGGCGCCCTCTTCCTGGGCAGGGACACCGCTATGTAG
- the pgl gene encoding 6-phosphogluconolactonase — MSETVVVVVPDADILASTVAARLAIKIIDAQAVHGTASVVLTGGRVAAKVLHAVRELPASAAIDWSRVDLWWGDERFLPSGDPDRNETQAREALLDKLPLDPSRVHAMPASDGPDGDDAIGAAARYIDELGSPLPRFDVLMLGVGEDGHVASLFPGHPGLQAEGSAAAVFDSPKPPPTRVTLTLSTIQSADEVWLIAAGPDKAKPIGAVHAGAHLPAASATGVRRTLWLLDRAAAAEIR, encoded by the coding sequence TTGAGTGAGACCGTGGTCGTGGTGGTGCCGGACGCCGACATCCTGGCGTCGACGGTGGCGGCACGGCTCGCCATCAAAATCATCGACGCGCAGGCGGTGCACGGCACGGCGAGCGTGGTGCTGACCGGCGGCCGGGTCGCCGCGAAGGTGCTGCACGCGGTCCGCGAGCTGCCCGCGTCGGCCGCCATCGACTGGTCCCGGGTGGACCTGTGGTGGGGCGACGAGCGGTTCCTGCCGTCCGGTGACCCGGACCGCAACGAGACGCAGGCCCGCGAGGCCCTGCTGGACAAGCTGCCGCTGGACCCGTCCCGGGTGCACGCCATGCCGGCGTCCGACGGCCCGGACGGCGACGACGCCATCGGGGCCGCCGCGCGGTACATCGACGAGCTCGGCAGCCCTCTCCCCCGGTTCGACGTGCTGATGCTCGGCGTCGGCGAAGACGGCCACGTGGCGTCGCTCTTCCCCGGGCACCCGGGTCTGCAGGCGGAGGGGTCGGCCGCGGCGGTCTTCGACAGCCCGAAGCCGCCGCCCACCCGGGTCACGCTGACGCTGTCGACGATCCAGAGCGCCGACGAGGTGTGGCTCATCGCGGCCGGGCCGGACAAGGCGAAGCCGATCGGGGCCGTCCACGCGGGCGCTCATCTGCCGGCGGCGAGTGCTACCGGCGTACGCCGGACGCTCTGGTTGCTGGACCGCGCGGCGGCCGCCGAGATCCGCTAG
- a CDS encoding glucose-6-phosphate dehydrogenase assembly protein OpcA has protein sequence MIGLWDTTGNEVVKALAAERRSAGGVASGLALTLISVVEEKKVREAEAAATIAAAAHPCRLLIVVRSDLEGRSRLDAEIVVGGRLGPAEAVVMRMYGRLALHAESVVMPLLAPDVPVVSWWHEEPPNMIANDFLGVVADRRITDSAQAPDPVAALRQRAIDYAPGDTDLTWTRITLWRTLVAGAFDTAEARVTGARIVAPQHDPTAWLMLGWLKSRLGIEPVLEHTDRAPRMHSVELQCANGDFVRVTREEGTALFSRTGQEDRYMPLPKRPVGDELAEELRRLDADQIYADALGAMAGVPDLDKRNPMRVHVWKDPALAARAASAAA, from the coding sequence ATGATCGGCCTTTGGGACACCACCGGCAACGAGGTCGTCAAGGCCCTGGCCGCCGAGCGGCGCAGCGCCGGCGGCGTCGCCTCCGGACTGGCGCTCACCCTGATCTCGGTGGTCGAGGAGAAGAAGGTCCGCGAGGCGGAGGCGGCGGCCACCATCGCGGCGGCCGCGCACCCGTGCCGGCTGCTCATCGTGGTCCGCTCCGACCTGGAGGGCCGCAGCCGCCTGGACGCGGAGATCGTCGTGGGCGGGCGTCTCGGCCCGGCCGAGGCGGTCGTCATGCGGATGTACGGCCGTCTCGCGCTGCACGCCGAGTCGGTCGTGATGCCGCTGCTCGCCCCGGACGTCCCGGTGGTCAGCTGGTGGCACGAGGAGCCGCCGAACATGATCGCCAACGACTTCCTGGGCGTGGTCGCCGACCGGCGGATCACCGACAGCGCGCAGGCGCCCGACCCGGTGGCGGCGCTGCGCCAGCGGGCGATCGACTACGCGCCCGGCGACACCGACCTGACCTGGACCCGGATCACGCTCTGGCGCACCCTGGTGGCCGGCGCGTTCGACACCGCCGAGGCGCGGGTCACCGGTGCCCGGATCGTCGCGCCGCAGCACGACCCGACGGCCTGGCTGATGCTGGGCTGGCTCAAGTCCCGCCTCGGCATCGAGCCGGTGCTGGAGCACACCGACCGGGCGCCCCGGATGCACTCGGTGGAGCTGCAGTGCGCGAACGGCGACTTCGTCCGGGTCACCCGCGAGGAGGGCACGGCGCTGTTCAGCCGGACCGGCCAGGAGGACCGGTACATGCCGCTGCCGAAGCGGCCGGTCGGCGACGAGCTCGCCGAGGAGCTGCGCCGGCTCGACGCCGACCAGATCTACGCGGACGCGCTGGGCGCCATGGCCGGGGTTCCCGACCTGGACAAGCGCAATCCGATGCGCGTCCACGTCTGGAAGGACCCGGCGCTGGCGGCTCGGGCCGCAAGCGCCGCCGCCTGA
- the zwf gene encoding glucose-6-phosphate dehydrogenase — translation MGNPLRTAQDRRLPRIPEPCALVIFGVTGDLSRKKLIPAVYDLANRGLLPPGFVVVGFARADWGDGDFESLAYNAAKKGARTPWREDVWQRLNSQFHFVPGSFDDDNDFDKLSETLDELRERNGITGNTAFYFSIPPAAFPLVLNQLNRTGLADNAKLGGWRRVVVEKPFGHDYASAVSLNELVDDVFNPNEVFRIDHYLGKETVQNILALRFANSLFEPVWNSKYVDSVQITMAEDVGIGTRAAFYDASGAARDVLQNHLLQLLALVGMEEPTSFDPHEIRAEKLKVLKAVSLPADIHNGSVRGQYLPGWVAGERAVGYLEEANIPPNSTTETYAAVRLGIQNRRWAGVPFYVRVGKRMPRRVTEIAILFKRAPHLPFDPADVEMLGNNQLVIRVQPDEGVVLKFGSKVPGTAMEVRDIAMDFQYGEAFTESSPEAYERLLLDVLIGDRTLFPDAAEVEQSWRVIDPLEAAWAGTTPEPYRAGEWGPRASDEMLAREGRAWRRA, via the coding sequence GTGGGTAATCCGCTGCGTACCGCACAGGACCGTCGGCTTCCGCGGATTCCGGAGCCCTGCGCTCTGGTGATCTTCGGGGTCACCGGTGACCTGTCCCGAAAGAAGCTCATCCCGGCCGTGTACGACCTGGCCAACCGCGGTCTGCTGCCGCCCGGCTTCGTGGTCGTGGGCTTCGCCCGGGCCGACTGGGGGGACGGCGACTTCGAGTCGCTGGCGTACAACGCCGCCAAGAAGGGCGCCCGGACGCCGTGGCGGGAGGACGTCTGGCAACGGCTCAACAGCCAGTTCCACTTCGTGCCCGGCTCGTTCGACGACGACAACGACTTCGACAAGCTCTCCGAGACCCTCGACGAGCTTCGCGAGCGCAACGGCATCACCGGCAACACGGCCTTCTACTTCTCGATCCCGCCGGCGGCGTTCCCGCTGGTGCTCAACCAGCTCAACCGCACCGGGCTGGCGGACAACGCGAAGCTGGGCGGCTGGCGCCGGGTCGTGGTGGAGAAGCCGTTCGGTCACGACTACGCCTCCGCCGTCTCTCTGAACGAGCTCGTGGACGACGTGTTCAACCCGAACGAGGTCTTCCGGATCGACCACTACCTCGGCAAGGAGACGGTCCAGAACATCCTGGCGCTGCGCTTCGCGAACAGCCTGTTCGAGCCGGTCTGGAACTCCAAGTACGTCGACAGCGTGCAGATCACCATGGCCGAGGACGTCGGCATCGGCACTCGGGCCGCGTTCTACGACGCCTCCGGCGCCGCGCGCGACGTGCTGCAGAACCACCTCCTCCAGCTGCTCGCGCTGGTCGGCATGGAGGAGCCGACGAGCTTCGACCCGCACGAGATCCGGGCCGAGAAGCTGAAGGTCCTCAAGGCGGTCAGCCTGCCCGCCGACATCCACAACGGCTCGGTCCGCGGCCAGTACCTGCCCGGCTGGGTGGCCGGCGAGCGTGCCGTGGGCTACCTGGAGGAGGCGAACATCCCGCCGAACTCCACCACCGAGACCTACGCGGCGGTGCGCCTCGGCATCCAGAACCGGCGCTGGGCCGGCGTCCCGTTCTACGTGCGGGTCGGCAAGCGGATGCCCCGGCGGGTCACCGAGATCGCGATCCTCTTCAAGCGGGCGCCGCACCTGCCGTTCGACCCGGCCGACGTGGAGATGCTCGGCAACAATCAGCTGGTCATCCGGGTGCAGCCGGACGAGGGCGTGGTGCTGAAGTTCGGCTCGAAGGTGCCCGGCACCGCCATGGAGGTCCGCGACATCGCGATGGACTTCCAGTACGGCGAGGCGTTCACCGAGTCCAGCCCGGAGGCGTACGAGCGGCTCCTGCTGGACGTGCTGATCGGCGACCGCACGCTCTTCCCGGACGCGGCCGAGGTCGAGCAGTCGTGGCGGGTCATCGACCCGCTGGAGGCCGCGTGGGCCGGCACCACCCCGGAGCCGTACCGGGCCGGTGAATGGGGCCCGCGGGCCTCAGACGAGATGCTGGCCCGCGAGGGCCGGGCGTGGAGGCGAGCATGA
- the tal gene encoding transaldolase has product MTDRLAELSAQGVAVWLDDLSRVRLTSGSLDKLRREQHVVGVTTNPSIFQKALSDADAYDSQVRDLAVQGVTVEEAIRLMTAKDVRWAADVFRPTYDASNGVDGRISIEVDPRKAHETESTVAEAKTLWWLVDRPNLYIKIPATLAGLPAITSVLAEGISVNVTLIFSVERYRAVMDAFLAGLEQAKANGHDLSKIGSVASFFVSRVDTEIDKRLDKIGSDSAKALKGKAAIANARLAYEAYTEVFGSDRWKALADAGAHPQRPLWASTGTKNPDFLDTIYVEELIAPGTVNTMPESVIFAFEDHGTTRGDTVSGNFADAHKVFDDLTAAGIDFADVFKVLEAEGVEKFEASWNELLEHVAKSLKVGTGA; this is encoded by the coding sequence ATGACGGACAGGCTGGCTGAGCTCTCCGCCCAGGGCGTGGCGGTGTGGCTCGACGATCTCTCTCGGGTACGTCTCACCAGCGGCTCGCTGGACAAGCTGCGCCGCGAGCAGCACGTGGTCGGTGTCACCACCAACCCGAGCATCTTCCAGAAGGCGCTCTCCGACGCCGACGCCTACGACTCGCAGGTCCGTGACCTCGCGGTCCAGGGCGTCACCGTCGAGGAGGCGATCCGCCTCATGACCGCCAAGGACGTCCGCTGGGCCGCCGACGTGTTCCGGCCGACCTACGACGCCTCCAACGGCGTCGACGGCCGGATCTCGATCGAGGTGGACCCGCGGAAGGCGCACGAGACCGAGTCGACGGTCGCCGAGGCGAAGACCCTCTGGTGGCTGGTGGACCGCCCCAACCTCTACATCAAGATCCCGGCGACGCTGGCGGGCCTGCCCGCCATCACGTCGGTGCTGGCCGAGGGCATCAGCGTCAACGTCACGCTGATCTTCTCGGTCGAGCGCTACCGGGCGGTCATGGACGCGTTCCTGGCCGGCCTGGAGCAGGCGAAGGCGAACGGCCACGACCTCAGCAAGATCGGCTCGGTCGCGTCGTTCTTCGTCTCCCGCGTGGACACCGAGATCGACAAGCGGCTCGACAAGATCGGCTCGGACTCGGCCAAGGCGCTCAAGGGCAAGGCGGCCATCGCCAACGCCCGCCTGGCGTACGAGGCGTACACCGAGGTCTTCGGCAGCGACCGGTGGAAGGCCCTGGCCGACGCCGGCGCCCACCCGCAGCGTCCGCTGTGGGCCTCGACCGGCACGAAGAACCCCGACTTCCTCGACACCATCTACGTCGAGGAGCTGATCGCGCCCGGCACGGTGAACACCATGCCGGAGTCGGTCATCTTCGCGTTCGAGGACCACGGCACCACCCGCGGTGACACCGTCAGCGGCAACTTCGCCGACGCCCACAAGGTCTTCGACGACCTGACCGCGGCCGGCATCGACTTCGCCGACGTCTTCAAGGTCCTGGAGGCCGAGGGCGTGGAGAAGTTCGAGGCGAGCTGGAACGAGCTCCTGGAGCACGTCGCCAAGTCGCTGAAGGTCGGCACCGGCGCCTGA